Genomic segment of Anaerolineae bacterium:
GTTTCTGGCTGGCGTGCGCGGCAGCTCCTTCTTCAAAGATTTCGCCTGGGGGGTCCTATTGATCCTCATCTTCCTGGTGAACTATTTCATCCGCGGGCAGAGGTCCCAGGGATGACTGCGGCATGTGGCAGGCGGGATGAGAGGGGGTCTCGCCGGATCATTCCTCTGCAGAGGGGCTTATGGACAAGCGTTGGGACAAGCTAGGCGATCTGCTGGTCCGTTATTCCGTGGCGGTCCAGCCAGGGGAGCGCGTCATGATCGCCTTTGTCGAGTTGGAGACGTATCCCTTAATGCGCGCTGTGTATCGGGCGTGCATCCAGGCTGGCGCCTTCCCCCAGGTGCAGTTCTTATCCGAGGAGCTGAACCGTCTGGTGCTGAAGTACGGCACCTTAGAGCAGATCGGCTGGGTGCCTGAGATCGAAGCCCACGGTATGGAATGGGCCGATGTCTATTTCGGGCTGCGCGGCGCCCACAACCTAGACGTCTTCTGGGACATCCCGGCGGAGAAGCTCTCCCTGCTGCGCAAGGCCATGGGCCAGATCTCCGAGCTGCGCTGGGAGAAGACTCGCTGGTGTCTGGTACGCGTCCCTAACGCCGCGCTGGCCTGTCAGGCTGGCGTGGACGAGGAGACGATCACCGATATGTTCTTCGAGGCATGTTTCCTGGATTGGCCGGCAGTCAGCCAGGAATGGCGCCGCTGGGCGGAAGCGTTGAGCCAAGGCCGGGAGGTGCGCGTGGTGGGAGAGGGCACGGACCTGCGCTTCTCCGTCGAGGGGCGCCTGTGGGAAGTCGCCGACGGCCATATGAACATGCCCGATGGGGAGATCGCCACGGCCCCTGTGGAGAGCACGGTGCACGGGGTTATCCATTTCGACTTCCCCGGCGTGTTGGGCGGCCGACTGATGCACGACATCACCCTGCGCTGGGAGCAAGGCAGCTTGGTCGAGGCCTGGGCCTCCACAAACCAGGATTTCTTAGATGCTGTGCTTCGCACCGATCCCGGTGCCAGCCGCGTCGGCGAGTTCGGCATCGGCACGAACCCAGCCATCATCCACTTCTGTAAGGATATCCTGCTGGATGAGAAGATAGGGGGCACGATCCATATCGCTCTGGGACGGGCCTACCCCCAGGTCGGCGGCACCAACCGGTCGGCCATCCACTGGGACATCGTGAAAGACATGCGAAAAGGTGGAGAGATTTATCTAGATGGTCGGCTGGTCTTCAAAAACGGCCGATTTCTGTTGTAGACTGAAGCAAAGCTGGAGCTCCCAACATGGCTGAGGGCCGGAAGATGACGGATGGCTATCTGCTAGGAGTTGACATCGGCACCTATTCCTCTAAAGGAGTGTTGGTCAGGCCCGATGGAGCGGTGATAGCTAGCCACACGGTCCCTCATGGCCTAGACATGCCCAGGCCCGGCTTTTTCGAACACGATGCCGAGGGTGTCTGGTGGCACGACTTTGTGACGATCGTGAGGGCTTTGCTCCAGAAGACCGGCATCAGCCCCGGTCGAATCCTGGGCATCGGCACCAGCGCGATCGGCACCTGCGTACTACCGATCGATGAGACTGGCCGGCCCTTGCGCCCCGCCATCCTCTACGGCATTGACACCCGGGCCACCGAGGAAATCACTTATCTGGAACGCGCGCTGGGTCGGGAGGCGATCTTTCGCCTCAGCGGCGCTCATCTTAGCTCGCAGGCATCTGGCCCCAAGATCCTGTGGATTCGAAACCGGGAGCCTGAAGTCTACGCGCGAGCGCGCTGGTTTCTCACCAGCCAGGCCTACCTGGTATACAGGCTGACAGGTAAGGCCTCGATTGACATTTACTCAGCCGCAGGCTATGCTCCGCTTTTCGACGTCCATCGACGAGCCTGGGACGCCGAGGCCGCCGCACTCATTGCCCCATTGGAGCGCCTGCCTCAAGTCTATTGGAGCCACGAGGTAGTGGGCACGCTGACGGCCGAGGCAGCCCGAGAGACAGGCCTTGCAGAGGGGACTCCGGTAGTCGCCGGCACGACGGACGCAGCCGCCGAAGCGCTCAGCGCCGGCGTAGCCGACTTTGGTGACATGATGCTCATGTTCGGAAGCAGCATCTTCTTCATCCTGAAGACCCCCCAGCTCCTCTCTACTGAGCATTTCTGGAGCTCCAATTTCCTAGAGGAAGGAGCCTTCGCCTTCCTAGGGGGGATGTCCACCGGAGGAAGTCTGACCACTTGGTTCCGTGATCAGTTCGGGGAGGTGGAGTTAGAACGAGAGCGCGCCGGCGGCGAGGACGCCTACGCGCAGTTGGCCGCGCTGGCCACCACATCACCCATCGGCGCCGGAGGGCTGATTGCGTTACCCTACTTCGAAGGGGAGCGCACACCTCTACACGACCCGAAAGCCAAAGGGATGTGGTTCGGGCTTAGCCTCAAGCACACCCGAGGCGACGTGTATCGGGCCATCCTGGAGGGAGTGGCCTTTGGCATTCGCCACAACCTGGAGGTCATGCGCGAGGAAGGGGTCCAGCCCGGCCGTGTTCTGGCCGTGGGGGGCGGGACGAAGAACTCGCTATGGATGCGCATCGTGGCAGATGCCTGTGGGATCGCCCTGACGATCCCAGAGCAACAGATCGGCGCTGCGTATGGCGATGCGTTCCTGGCCGGCGTCGGCGTGGGCCTGTTCCGCAATCTCTCCGAAGTCCGGCGATGGGTAAGGGACCGGGAGACGATTCAGCCTGATGAACAGGCTGGGAAGCTGTATGGGTTCTACTATCAGCTCTTCCGCGAGCTGTATGTAGCTACTCGTCCTCTTATGCACCGGCTCACTGACCACTTGGTGGGAACGGGCGAGTAGCCTATAGCCAATGGGCCAAGCATTGCTTCTACACACCAAAGACTTGCGGAGGTTATCAAGTGGGATACTGGACGGAGGAGTTCTTCGGCGTCAAGAAGCCCATCATCGCCATGTGCCACCTGCAGGCGCTGCCCGGCGATCCAAGATACGATCCGCAGAAAGGCCTCGAATGGGTCTATGAGCGGGCACGCGAGGATTTGCTAGCCCTCCAAGAGGGCGGGGTGGACGCAGTCATGTTCTCCAACGAGTTCAGTTTGCCCTATCTAACCAAGGTTGAGACCATCACCGTAGCCTGCATGGCCAGCCTCATCGCCCAGTTGAAGCCGGAGATCCGGCTCCCCTTCGGGGTCAATGTGCTGTGGGACCCTAAGGCTTCGCTGGATCTGGCCATGGCGACGGGAGCGCAGTTTGTGCGGGAGATCTTCACCGGCGTCTATGCCTCAGATTTTGGCCTCTGGAACACCAACTGCGGCGAAGTAGTTCGCCATCAGCATGCCATTGGGGCTCAACATGTGCGGCTGTTCTTCAACATCGTGCCCGAAGCAGCGGCCTACCTGGGCAACCGACATGTCGCCGACATCGCCCGCTCGACAGTGTTTAACACCCGCCCCGACGCTTTGTGCGTCTCCGGCCTGACCGCCGGAGAGGAGACGTCCACCCAGGTGCTGAAATTGGTAAAAGATGCCGTGCCGGATACCCCCGTCTTCGCCAACACCGGTGTACGGCTGGACAACGTGGAGCAGCAACTGGCCATCGCTGATGGGGCCATCATCGGCACGGCCTTTAAGGCCGATGGCTGCTTCTGGAATCCTGTAGACGTTCGGCGTGTGAAGGCGATCATGGATAAGGTCAAGGAGCTACGGGCGGCGATAAGACCTTGAACAGGTGATGGCTCGCTCGGATTGTGCTCTTGTACAACGAGTGGGCACGGACGACGTCCGTGCCCACCCTGAGCGGCTCATTTGAGCGCGAGAGGGCGGGGCTCGTAGGCCCCTAAATAAGCCACTGCCAACAGCCCCATCAGGACCCCCGGAATGGCGATGGCCGCCGGCAGGCTAAGCCATTGAGCGACCACCCCCAAGAGCGGCTGGAAGATCATCGCCCCGGCGGCCGCTGCGACAGTGAGGAAGCCGGTGACCGCGCCGGCGCGCGCCGGATCCCGTCCGTTCAATTCGGCCATAATGTTGGGATACACGCCCGACATGCATAGGCCGATCATTCCCAGCCAAGTGTAAGCCGCCGCTGGGGTGCGCGCGGTGAGCAGGGCCAGACAGGTGGCTAGCCCACCTATGCCGGCCCACAAGACCAGCTCACGGCTGGAGTGGCGTTTTGCCAGCAGGCTGTTGAGGTAGCGCCCGACCATGATCCCGATCCACAGGATGGAGAGGCCAGAGGTGGCAACCAGCGTGGCGAACCCCAGTTCCCGTTGCAGATACAGGACGATCCAGTTCGACGCGCCGATCTCGGCGCCAACGTACAGGAACAGCGCCAGCGCCCCCAGCAGGATCGAGCGATCGCGCAGCAATGTGGCAAGGGGCACGACCGGCTTCTCCAAGGCGCCCGAGCCAACTGGCAATGGCGGGAAGGTTACGCGCAACGCCAATAACAGCAGCAGGGCGGTCGGCAGGGCGGTCAGCCAGAAGACCGGCCGCCAGTCGCCCGTCGCTTTCAAGATTAGGCCGGCCAGGAACGGGCAGATAAAGGCTCCGATGCTGAAGAACAGGTGCACTCGGTTCATCAGTGATCCAGCTTGCTGGCGCTCAATTAGCGCCGGGATCACGTTAACGGCAGTCTCCACAAACGCGGCCGCAAAGGATAGTGCCAAGTAGGTGAACAAGGCCAATAGAAAGGATGGGATAAAGCCGAACGCTCCAAGCAGGATGACCTCGGCGGCCAACCCGGACAGCAGGATCCATCTCGCCCCGGCCCGATCAGCAATGGTGCCGGCGGCCATCGGCCCCAGAGTGAACCCCAGGGAGCCCATCCCCAGCATCAACCCGGCCGCCGATTCGCTGATCTGGAAAGCCTCGATCACTGAAGGCAACACAGGCCCCATGAGCAACAGGACGATTCCGTGCTGCGTCATAGATGCGCACGTCAGGCTAATGAGCTTCCGTCTTTCTGATGTAGTCACAGTCCGCCTCGTGGCTTGAGAGTGTGTCCCACTTGGGGACAAGGGCATCATAGCATGCTATCGCAGGAAGTTCAAGCCATGCTGGTCATGAGCTAAGTCATAGCTGCAGGAGGGCGATATTGCTATGTTATCTTTGATGCCTATGCTATAATGTGAACCTGAGCTTTAGTGACAGCTCTGCATCGAGCCGTAGTCGGCCTTCGACTCCATCCCCCACCCTCTTTCCCAAACTCGGGGAAGAGAACATTACGCCCCCGAATTCGGGAGCGGGGGCGAGAAGCCGGCTTTCGAGTTCACTTCGCTAAGTAAGGAGTCGGCTGTGATTCAGCTATGGTTGAAGCGCTTCGGCTTTTTAGTGGCGTTGTTCGCGTTGTTGCTCAGTGGAGCCCTCAATGCCTGTGGTGGGAAGCCCACTGTCAAGCTCAAGATGGCCCCTCTCTCGCAATTGCCGTCCGAGATCCGGCAGGCACCGGCTAATGTGCGTGAGGCTTATCAATTTGCGCTGGCAAATAAGGATATCCTGACGAAGATCCCCTGTTACTGCGGCTGCGTAGATGTGGGCCATACCAGCAACTACATGTGCTACATCCAAGATGACGGCTCGGCGAGCGGGCAAGTGGTCTTCGACGACCATGCCTTAGGCTGAGGCATCTGCGTGGACATCACGCGTGACGTGATGAGGATGCTTCAGGAGGGCAAAGAGCTGAAGGCGATTCGCGCAGCTATCGATCAAAGGTACAGCCAGTTCGGTCCGTCCACGCATACGCCGCCCGTGGAATGAGGATCTATCGGAGGTCAGAGATTCGAAGTTTTCTAGTGCTGGGGATCGCGGTGGGGCTGGCCATTGGTGTGATGGTAGTGCCATGGCCTGGCCCTGTCGCGACCCCGACGCAGCGAGAGATTCACATAAACGCTCGACAGTTTGCATTTGAGCCCGCTCGCCTGCGCGTGAACCGGGGCGACCAGGTGACGCTTATCTTCCATCCAACCGATGTTGTGCATGGGCTGTACCTAGAGGGCTATGGCGTGAATCTAAAGGCTGTCCCCGGGGAATCCGCCCAGGCGACGTTTGTGGCGGACCGGGCCGGCAAATTCCGCTATCGCTGCTCGGTGAGTTGTGGCAGCCTACATCCTTTTATGATCGGTGAGTTAGTTGTGGGCCCGAACGCCTTCCCCTGGCGGGCTAGTGCCCTGGCGATCATCGCCGCTCTTGGCACGGTCGCCTTCTTATATGTGCGCGCTTGGGAGGCCAGCCGATGACCCGGACCGATCTACCAACAGCCACGCGCTTGCGTCAGGTAATCCATCGGCCCCAGCATGTTAGGAGCTTCGAGCTGACCTCGCTGCGCTGGCTCCGCGCCCTTCTGCGCTGGCGGCCGCTTCAGTTCACATTGATCGTCGTTACGTTGGCCTTCTTCGTCCTAGCGATCTTGGCTAGCCTCTTCGGGACCCCGGTGGGGAGCCGCAACTTTGGCATCATCTTCGTGTGGATCGTGTGGTGGGCATTGCTCATCCTCGTGCTAGTTCCCTTCGGTGGCCGGCTCTGGTGCGCAATGTGCCCCATCCCTGCGCCAGGCGAATGGCTGCAGCGTCGAGCCCTGATCGCCCCGACTCGATGGCAGCCGTTCACGTTGGGTAAACGCTGGCCCCACCGTCTTAGGAGCATCTGGGTGCAGAACCTCGCTTTTTTAGGCATGGCGCTCTTCAGCGTTATCATCCTGACGAGGCCGCTCGTCACCGGCCTGTTGCTGCTGGGATTAGTGCTGCTCGCCCTGGGGTTCAGCCTGATGTACGAACGGCGCGTCTTCTGCCGGTATCTCTGCCCGGTAGGTGGGTTCATCGGGCTCTACAGCATGGCCTCTCCCATTGAGCTGCGGGTGAGAGACCCGGAAGTTTGCCAGAAGCACCGGGCGAAAGAGTGCTATCTGGGCAACGAGCGAGGATTCGGCTGCCCGTGGCTGATTTTCCCAGGCAGCCTAGAGCGGAACGCGTACTGCGGTCTGTGCACGGAATGTCTGAAAACGTGCACGATGGACAATGTGGCGATCCGCCTGCGGCAGCCGGGGCTTGATCTGTTCGTGTCCAAGGGGCGCGGTTTAGACGAGGCATATAAGGCCTTTATCATGCTGACCTGCGCGCTGTTGTATTCGGTGGTCCTGTTGGGGCCATGGGGAGCCTTGAAAGATGCAGCCGATATGAGGAGCTTCGGCGGGTGGGCCTCGTACGCGTTGGGATTCGTGGCGATCAACCTGGCCGTGGTGCCAGGCCTGTTTTGGGTGGTGACCTGGCTTGGCCGGCGGTGGGCTGGCCTGGAGGTGGTGCCAATGCGCCGGCTGTTTACGGACCTCGCCTACTCACTGGTGCCACTGGGGTTAATGGCCTGGGTTGCGTTCAGCCTCTCTTTCGTGCTAGTGAACATCTCATATGCGCTGCCGGTGCTGTCTGATCCCTTCGGATGGGGTTGGGATCTGTTCGGCACGCGCGACTGGCCGTGGACGCCGTATGCCCCCGTCCTGATCCCCTATCTCCAGGTACCAATCCTGCTCATCGGTTTGATCAGTGGGGTGTACGTCGCCTGGCGCATCGCCGGTGAGCACACGGCACGACCA
This window contains:
- a CDS encoding 4Fe-4S binding protein — protein: MTRTDLPTATRLRQVIHRPQHVRSFELTSLRWLRALLRWRPLQFTLIVVTLAFFVLAILASLFGTPVGSRNFGIIFVWIVWWALLILVLVPFGGRLWCAMCPIPAPGEWLQRRALIAPTRWQPFTLGKRWPHRLRSIWVQNLAFLGMALFSVIILTRPLVTGLLLLGLVLLALGFSLMYERRVFCRYLCPVGGFIGLYSMASPIELRVRDPEVCQKHRAKECYLGNERGFGCPWLIFPGSLERNAYCGLCTECLKTCTMDNVAIRLRQPGLDLFVSKGRGLDEAYKAFIMLTCALLYSVVLLGPWGALKDAADMRSFGGWASYALGFVAINLAVVPGLFWVVTWLGRRWAGLEVVPMRRLFTDLAYSLVPLGLMAWVAFSLSFVLVNISYALPVLSDPFGWGWDLFGTRDWPWTPYAPVLIPYLQVPILLIGLISGVYVAWRIAGEHTARPQQALRAALPVSAFLLAATVVLIGLYLG
- a CDS encoding cupredoxin domain-containing protein → MLGIAVGLAIGVMVVPWPGPVATPTQREIHINARQFAFEPARLRVNRGDQVTLIFHPTDVVHGLYLEGYGVNLKAVPGESAQATFVADRAGKFRYRCSVSCGSLHPFMIGELVVGPNAFPWRASALAIIAALGTVAFLYVRAWEASR
- a CDS encoding aminopeptidase, with the protein product MDKRWDKLGDLLVRYSVAVQPGERVMIAFVELETYPLMRAVYRACIQAGAFPQVQFLSEELNRLVLKYGTLEQIGWVPEIEAHGMEWADVYFGLRGAHNLDVFWDIPAEKLSLLRKAMGQISELRWEKTRWCLVRVPNAALACQAGVDEETITDMFFEACFLDWPAVSQEWRRWAEALSQGREVRVVGEGTDLRFSVEGRLWEVADGHMNMPDGEIATAPVESTVHGVIHFDFPGVLGGRLMHDITLRWEQGSLVEAWASTNQDFLDAVLRTDPGASRVGEFGIGTNPAIIHFCKDILLDEKIGGTIHIALGRAYPQVGGTNRSAIHWDIVKDMRKGGEIYLDGRLVFKNGRFLL
- a CDS encoding MFS transporter, producing MTQHGIVLLLMGPVLPSVIEAFQISESAAGLMLGMGSLGFTLGPMAAGTIADRAGARWILLSGLAAEVILLGAFGFIPSFLLALFTYLALSFAAAFVETAVNVIPALIERQQAGSLMNRVHLFFSIGAFICPFLAGLILKATGDWRPVFWLTALPTALLLLLALRVTFPPLPVGSGALEKPVVPLATLLRDRSILLGALALFLYVGAEIGASNWIVLYLQRELGFATLVATSGLSILWIGIMVGRYLNSLLAKRHSSRELVLWAGIGGLATCLALLTARTPAAAYTWLGMIGLCMSGVYPNIMAELNGRDPARAGAVTGFLTVAAAAGAMIFQPLLGVVAQWLSLPAAIAIPGVLMGLLAVAYLGAYEPRPLALK
- a CDS encoding FGGY-family carbohydrate kinase, which codes for MAEGRKMTDGYLLGVDIGTYSSKGVLVRPDGAVIASHTVPHGLDMPRPGFFEHDAEGVWWHDFVTIVRALLQKTGISPGRILGIGTSAIGTCVLPIDETGRPLRPAILYGIDTRATEEITYLERALGREAIFRLSGAHLSSQASGPKILWIRNREPEVYARARWFLTSQAYLVYRLTGKASIDIYSAAGYAPLFDVHRRAWDAEAAALIAPLERLPQVYWSHEVVGTLTAEAARETGLAEGTPVVAGTTDAAAEALSAGVADFGDMMLMFGSSIFFILKTPQLLSTEHFWSSNFLEEGAFAFLGGMSTGGSLTTWFRDQFGEVELERERAGGEDAYAQLAALATTSPIGAGGLIALPYFEGERTPLHDPKAKGMWFGLSLKHTRGDVYRAILEGVAFGIRHNLEVMREEGVQPGRVLAVGGGTKNSLWMRIVADACGIALTIPEQQIGAAYGDAFLAGVGVGLFRNLSEVRRWVRDRETIQPDEQAGKLYGFYYQLFRELYVATRPLMHRLTDHLVGTGE
- a CDS encoding BtpA/SgcQ family protein — encoded protein: MGYWTEEFFGVKKPIIAMCHLQALPGDPRYDPQKGLEWVYERAREDLLALQEGGVDAVMFSNEFSLPYLTKVETITVACMASLIAQLKPEIRLPFGVNVLWDPKASLDLAMATGAQFVREIFTGVYASDFGLWNTNCGEVVRHQHAIGAQHVRLFFNIVPEAAAYLGNRHVADIARSTVFNTRPDALCVSGLTAGEETSTQVLKLVKDAVPDTPVFANTGVRLDNVEQQLAIADGAIIGTAFKADGCFWNPVDVRRVKAIMDKVKELRAAIRP